A window of Lysobacter terrestris contains these coding sequences:
- a CDS encoding class I SAM-dependent methyltransferase yields MSSESADHTARERARNFESRFDGRLNYGYKGIPIFAAPGLHELAAERLAIAVTDAHAQVLELGAGAGALSQRLADRGYRVCASDLFDANFTPRERIPFVALDLNQPFAVQLSSRFDAVVALELIEHLENPRHFFRQCRQLLHPGGHLVVSTPNLANPVSQAMFLREGVFQWFRDTDYQEQGHIMPLAPAVLRRCWAEAGFDCAWEGSVSDPYRLLHRRRNRGTRLLARMLATLSKTPRPLQGEVYVAVLRIHADA; encoded by the coding sequence GTGTCGTCCGAATCCGCCGATCACACCGCCCGCGAGCGTGCGCGCAACTTCGAGAGCCGCTTCGATGGCCGGTTGAACTACGGTTACAAGGGCATTCCGATCTTCGCCGCGCCCGGCCTGCACGAACTGGCTGCCGAGCGGCTCGCGATCGCGGTGACCGACGCACACGCGCAGGTGCTCGAACTCGGTGCCGGCGCGGGTGCCCTGAGCCAGCGCCTCGCCGATCGCGGCTACCGCGTGTGCGCCAGCGACCTGTTCGACGCCAACTTCACCCCGCGCGAACGGATTCCCTTCGTCGCCCTCGATCTCAATCAGCCCTTCGCGGTGCAACTGTCGTCGCGCTTCGATGCGGTCGTCGCGCTGGAGCTGATCGAACACCTGGAAAATCCCCGGCACTTCTTCCGCCAGTGCCGGCAACTGCTGCACCCGGGTGGCCACCTGGTCGTGTCGACGCCGAACCTCGCCAACCCGGTGTCGCAGGCGATGTTCCTGCGCGAGGGTGTGTTCCAGTGGTTCCGCGACACGGACTACCAGGAGCAGGGCCACATCATGCCGCTTGCGCCTGCAGTGCTGCGTCGCTGCTGGGCCGAGGCCGGTTTCGACTGCGCATGGGAAGGCAGCGTCAGCGATCCGTATCGCCTGCTGCATCGCCGGCGCAACCGCGGTACGCGGCTGCTGGCACGCATGCTGGCGACGCTGTCGAAGACGCCGCGCCCCTTGCAGGGGGAGGTGTACGTGGCGGTACTGCGGATTCATGCCGACGCCTAG